aagcaaagcacctcaagtaagcaaagcacctcaagtaagcaaagcaccTTGAGTAAGCAAGGCACCTCAAACAgtcaaagcacctcaagtaagcaaagcacctcaagtaagcaaagcacctcaagcagtcaaagcatctcaagtaagcaaagcatttcaagcaggcaaagcacctcaagtaagccaagcacctcaagcaagcaaagcatctcaagtaagccaagcatcacaagtaagcaaagcatctcaagtaagcaaagcaccTATAGTAAGCAAAGCATCTCATGCAGGGATGAAGGCAAAATATATGGACAACTATATGATGGCTTGACATGAAGTACTTACCACGAGATTTGACCCGCGCAAAATATTATCCCCTTTCGGGAGTAGAGTATTTCCCGTCCCGCAACAAATCATGTGATTTCCAGTGATTTAGCAAACGGGACAGGCATGTCGCAATTGTGCATAATCGTTGGGTTGTCCTTCGTAATTTGGCCACTTTTCATCCAGCTTTCTCATGGCTTTAACGAGGACAGCTCCAGATTCAAGCAGTACACTCATATCAAGACCAAAACCCCAGCTTCCGTGCAGGCGCAAGCCGTCAAAGATCTTATAACAAGGCTGATTGGGCCAGTACATGCCTCGCGATTTTTGATAGTGGTGAATGGCAGCTTTGGACCCGCGGGGACCGATCTTGATACATTTCAGTACGTTACCGATGTCGCGGTTGGAAAAGTCCTTATTACTGGCACGACTGGTGTGGCAGCCGCTCTGGGCTTTTCTCATTTTCTCAAATATGTTTGCTACAGTCACGTTTCTTGGAGTGGTAATCAGATCACGATTCCCGATCCTTTCCCTGTTGTGAAAACGCCTGTGACGATCACCAGTCCGAACAGGTGTGTTGCATATGTTACCCTATTTTTACTAGGGTCCCTTTCCCTCAGGGTGACATTCGCCTCCCAGGGGATGGGAGGTAGGGTTAGAAGTACTAGCCCCAGTAGTATGATAGCACTATCTACTGAATAGCTCAATTGGCTTAGTATAGGAAATTGTATGAACAcaagtgcattttgtgatttttacTGACTCGTGATGTTTCAAAGTTCTCAATTGCACTCaccaattttgagaactttctaAACATCAGTTATGCTTAAGTtcatataattttttatttattatgtacTAAACAAACTTACTCAATAGCTGTTTCCACAGCAAGTTCTGTATTACACCTTTTTTGCACCTGTAACCTATTAATTTTATGCAttcatcattgaccaatcagaagtgcAATATTCTGCTtagtataataataaataataatgtaGCTAAAGGTACTTGAAACCTGAAGACAGCTTTGATTAGTGGGTGGTCTTTTGGGTCCACACCCAAAAGTACATGTCatttgggggaggggaggggagtggggggggggggggaaatgggaaatagggggggggggggtgggaaaCCATAACAGAAGTCCTGTTAATTCAGTGGCGTAATTAACCAAAGCCACTAATAACAAAGTATAATGGTTTGCTTAATCTTACCAGATACAGCTAATGGATAAACCAATATTTTCTTATTCTTGAAAAATGTGTTGGCACAAGTCAAATTCAATTGGCTTACAGTGCAGCACAAGATTTATAGCTTGTAGACTTTGAAGTGCATAGTTGTACTACATGTTTTGGTGTAATAAAATgcctttattttcaaaatgatcatttttttttattgtatgcCACTACTTATTTTAATCCTTAGGTTCCGTTATTACCAGAATGTGTGCTCAGTTAGTTATTCCTTTGCATGGTGGAACTGGACTCGCTGGGAGCAAGAAATTGACTGGATGGCCATGAATGGCATTAATCTGCCTTTGGCTTTCAATGGACAAGAAGCCATCTGGCAAAGGGTTTATTTAAAGATGAATCTGACGCAACAGGAACTTGATAAGCATTTTGGAGGGCCAGCTTTTCTTGCATGGTGGGTAGTGTGCTTCAGTTCCAGCAGTTCAATATGGGCCATCTTAAAGGACTGCCTTatttaacttatttatttttattattttacaggtCAAGAATGGGTAATATACGAGGCTGGGCAGGCCCTCTGTCAGCATCTTGGCATGCTAATCAGTTGGCTTTACAGCATCAAATTGTTGCAAGAATGCAAGAGCTTGGAATGACCCCAGTGTTTCCAGCATTTGCGGGACATGTTCCAGATGGCATTACAAGAGTTTATCCCAATGCCACTGTAACAAGGTTAGGAAGCTGGGTCCATTTCAACCAGAACTACTCTAACACATATCTCTTGGAGCCAAGTGACCCACTTTTTAGGGTATGTTTCTATTTGCCAAGTGCATAAGtcattttttgccatcaaaatgTGATGCCTTTTGTCCATTTGCATTTTCAGCAAATTGGTAGAGCATTCATCAGAGAGTATATAGCCGAATTTGGTACAAATCACATCTACAATGCTGATACTTTCAATGAAATGACTCCTCGATCAAGTGATCCATCTTATCTGTCAAATGCCAGTAAAGCAGTGTATGAAGGAATGTTGGCAGGTGATCCAGATGCCATTTGGCTTATGCAGGGGTGGCTATTTCTGGACACAGGATTTTGGAAGCCACCGCAAGTTAAAGCATTGCTTCACGGTACAGCATTTGCCTTTTTAGTTTTGTTCCAGACAAGTTTCGTCTCAATGCCTTTTGGCCATTAGAGTTTGCAAAATTGCAGGGCAAAAAAATCTTGATGTTAACCCTTCTCTGCATGAGAGTTAGACTTTTAGAtgattttactctggctaactccagacgattttactcaccGATAGAGGGTGTTTTAGATGTGAATGGATTAATGAACATGtttttgtatgtttttatttgaaaacagATTCTGAGATATATCTTGCCTGGTTTattggggacatagtttttgagtggatgtagaggttgttaaGCCATTGACTCTTGAACCCCTCCCCCATTGacgtctcactcctaggagtcagtGGCATAAAGAACAGTCCTAACTAAACTCACTCAAATTTAtgttgcttaaggacggtgcctactaattaaagatatttttgccccggtgtgtgattatgcatgaAATGTAGATTTTAacaggtgttattgaaatccaaagagaaaattgggggtaaccacgcatttttcaaagataaattcatgaataatatttgtaaaaagctttaaaatacaaagcaatgtatggcattctttctcaaattgaagcttaattatctctcaaaaattcatggttacccccaattttctttttggatactaggaatacttactaagatcttctTTCTCTGAATAGTTTTAAAACGCACAAAAATGGCCCTgtactagtaagcatcaccgatagggaACCTGAGtattgagatgcgcagaacgtaatatgcgcaataataatagtgGGCAcagtccttaaggacggtgcctactattgttattgcgcatacgttctgcgcatctcgagatacccggatttcctattggtgatgcttactaatacagggatatttttgcgcagtttaaaactatccggagaaagtagatcttagtgtccttggtatccaaaaagaaaattgggggtaaccatgcatttttgagagataattaagcttcaatttgagaaagaacgccatacattgctttgtattttaaagctttttacaaatattattcatcaattatctttgaaaaatgtgtggttacccccaattttctttttggatttcaatgacacttgttaagatctacatttcccgcataatcacacaccgggggaaaaatatctttaattagtaggcaccgtccttaagtgcaTGACTATCGTAGATACTAAAATAagaaatgacctaaaatgacctaaaatgagcaACAACGGTGTCTAAACTGAGCTAAATCAGCTACAACAATATCTAAAATGTCCTAAAATTATCTAAAATGAGCCACAGCAGTatctaaaatgatctaaaatgacctcTTCATTTTAGGTCATATTTAGAATAGTTATCTTTGTTGTaactcattttaggtcattttagatactgttgtaggtcattttaggtcattccttgaATGTGTTAGTAACTACGGCATGACTCTTGAAAACAGATCATATTGATTTTCTGTGGTAATAAGTGTGCTTTGGTTTTATCCTGCAAAAACTGCTAATGAAAGTTAATCATTGTGATCCTTATTCTTAAGATGAAACCCATGTAGCTTTTCTCTGGCAAATGTATCCCATGGTACACTGTTAACAATAAATGAGATAACAATGGAAATGTCTGTATCCACACCACCTATCCAGGGTATCTCTTTGCTTGAGACAACTGAAACTAGGTCTTCATAATTATGATTGCAAAGATGGGAGGTGCAGACGATGGCTGCTATGCAAATGGgctttttgatgtttttatctAGAAACATAAGTCTAAATTccacttaatttaatttaatcctAGGTGTACCTCTTGGAAAGATGATTGTATTAGATTTGTATG
The Montipora capricornis isolate CH-2021 chromosome 10, ASM3666992v2, whole genome shotgun sequence genome window above contains:
- the LOC138022380 gene encoding alpha-N-acetylglucosaminidase-like; this encodes MSQLCIIVGLSFVIWPLFIQLSHGFNEDSSRFKQYTHIKTKTPASVQAQAVKDLITRLIGPVHASRFLIVVNGSFGPAGTDLDTFQYVTDVAVGKVLITGTTGVAAALGFSHFLKYVCYSHVSWSGNQITIPDPFPVVKTPVTITSPNRFRYYQNVCSVSYSFAWWNWTRWEQEIDWMAMNGINLPLAFNGQEAIWQRVYLKMNLTQQELDKHFGGPAFLAWSRMGNIRGWAGPLSASWHANQLALQHQIVARMQELGMTPVFPAFAGHVPDGITRVYPNATVTRLGSWVHFNQNYSNTYLLEPSDPLFRQIGRAFIREYIAEFGTNHIYNADTFNEMTPRSSDPSYLSNASKAVYEGMLAGDPDAIWLMQGWLFLDTGFWKPPQVKALLHGVPLGKMIVLDLYAENTPVWKTTDSFYGQPFIWCMLHNFGGNIGLFGELLSVATGPISAAKHPGSTMIGTGITPEGIEQNYVMYELMNEMGWRSEPIELAPWLEAYSHRRYGAMNEFTLQAWKLLGRSVYNATYGRHHTHSVIVNKPSLTLEFTEWYKPEDVFQAWDALIRAADSCGMVEPFRYDLADVTRQSLQLLAISAYNNLVGGYINKSLPQVKAAATKLNEIFLDMDAVLTSNQYFLLGNWLNGAKSLATDAQESRLYEFNARNQITLWGPDANIEDYANKMWGGMVRNYYNPRWELFVSYLINAVSQGKPFASQKFRASLFDQETKWTFDNNSFPDNPVGDTLDIAKMLHSKYRPMTY